GCTCAACACACGGAGCACTTGGACTGGCCTACAAGACTCAGAATCTTCATGGGAATAGCTTACTGTCTAGAGCACATGCACAATCTCAACCCACCCATCTTGCACACCAACTTGGACTCCTCTTGTATCTACTTAACCGAAGACAACGCCGCCAAAGTCTCAGACTTCTCCGTCCTCAACTTCATCTCCCCCTCCAAAGAATCCTCCTCGAGCAAGAACCTTTTAGAACACTCAACGCTTGATCCACAAACCAACGTCTTAAACTTTGGCGCCGTTTTGTTTGAAATCATCAGCGGGAGGCTCCCAGACCCTGATTCTTTGTTTCTTGAACCCAAGCCGGCGAGAGATCTTGTAGACCCGACCCTGAAAACGTTTCAGGAGGATGTTGCTGAGAGGTTGTTGGGAGTGGTTAGGCAGTGTATGAATCCATACTCAGCTCAAAGGCCAACAATGAGAAAGGTTGCGGTGAAGTTGAGGGAGATCACCGGAATAGAAGCTGATGCAGCACTGCCTAGGCTATCTCCACGGTGGTGGACTGAGATGGAGATCATAACCACAGATGGAAACTAAAGACAAAGGAGCCTGCCCTTTAGGTGTCCCCTGTAGATACACAAATGTCACTGTGAAAAGATGCTAATATTTTTCATCTGCATTAAAAGACTaaatactgtatatatatatatatatctacgaAAAGTTGCATATGCATAGAAACGTATGGTAAGATCAATAATGGCAGTTACTTTACAGTAGGCCTGCAGTTTAGAACCAAAATTTCGGTTAGTTCGGTAATGAGTTCGGTTCTGCAGGTTTATagaaaaatttgatttttggttcggtttggtaatTGATTAGTTCGAAATTTCAAACTGAACTAaccaaattaaccaaaattttgaactgaATTAACCGAGAAAACCGAAGTTACCCGAATTTTACcgaatttaacaaaaaatttagccaaaatataaacaaatccaAAAACCTCGGTTAGTTTcggtaaaaaatttaaaaccgaACTACCCGAATCCCAAACCAAACTTCTTCCGGTTCAATTCGGCGAGATTTTGGTCAAACAGAACTATCCGAACCAGCATGCCTACTTTACAGCATTTTAACGTATAAAGTAgagaaaaaaagagtaaaagtaTTTTGGTGTGGTTGATAATACCTTAGAAACTACTAATCTAAGCCAACAATGGTGTTGTCAATGGATGAAGCTTGATCCTTGGATCTGCTGTATAGATGAAGCGTCTCGGTGTGGTTAGGGTCCAAACAGAGAGCAGCTTCGCAGTCTTGCGCAGCCAATGAAAGCTTCCCCGTAGCCTCGTGGAACGCTGCTCTGAGATGCAGCGTTTGCAGTTCCGGTCTGAAAGCTATAGCCTTAGACAGCTCTTCCACTGCTTCTGTCTCTCTCTGATCATCCATCAGGACTGCAACACATACAAATCGCTTCTTTTAACTTCTAGAATTCAACAGATTGTATACGATGTTAAACAGGCAAAGGGAAGAGTTTAGTTTACCGGCAGCTCGGTATCTGTAAGGATAGGTTCGCAGAGGGTCAAGTGTTGTGGCCATGTCGAGATCTTCTTTGGCTTTTTCACGTTCGCAGTACTCAGACCGTTTCTCGTAAGCTGCTGCTTTGCTAAACGCCTTGTTAATCAGCTTTGTCATCTCCTCGCACGCTTCTTTACGTTGATTCTTCAGGAAGTAAACTCTTGCTAGGCCTTGATGTGCACGAGTGTGTTGGATCTCTAGAGCGTTCTTGTATGCAGTTTCAGCTTGATCTAGCATCGAACAGTCGATGTAGATGCTCCCAAGATTGTTCAGAGCCTGGAAAAAAGCATAACAAAAAAGAACAATGAGAAAACAATATTAagagaaattaaaataattgaaatgctAACCTGTCCTTTGCGTAGCCCATCGGAAGGACACTTGAGGGCTTCCTCTAGAACCTGAGCCACGCAAGAGCTCTCGTCCGGGTCGAGATTCTTCTCAGCTAGAACATATGCTTTGAGGAAAAATGCTTCAAAGGAGCGTTGAATGGAGATTGCCTTCTCAGCTTTAGTAAGAGCTTCGTCTACATAACTCATGTCGTATAAAAGCCAACCTTCGTAGACCAACCTCTCCGCCTCAGAAGCAGCCAAGTTCCATGCCATTCTCAAGCACCTCATCGCAGCTCCTTGACAATTCAATCTGTCAAAGATCACAACACAAAGCAGTTTTTCTCAACGCCTGAAAAGCTCATAATCACAGTTAGGCCTGGGCGTCTTTACCCAAACTGAAACTTTGAAGTTAACCCAAACCGAAACCCCATCTGAACTGTTATACAAAATTATCCTAACCTTGTACTTCCGGTTTTAACCGAATCAAAATCTGATCCGaaaatagttaaatatgttaacggttttatatacattaaggtaatttagattttttatagttttttgtatttgctattctgaatatttttagttactttaggtatttttaatagttagatttttgaataatttatatattttgagtatttttgttaattttaagtttaaaaaaaaatatttttggtccATTTCGGACATTGGTTATAATCTGatccaaaccgaatccggaAAGAACCAAACCCAATCTAAAAACTAGTAAAACCAGAATGAGATTCATGAACATAGtaccaaaatccaaaaatcccCGAACACCCAAGCCTAAGCACAGTTTGCctgagaaacaaaacaaaaaagaaagaatcttCTTAccttaagagaagaagagattgtCTAAACCTCAGAAAGTTTTTGCTGGGATCATTCTGAAGCATCTGATGAACAACACCCAACGAACCAACATCATCCACCGCTGACCATCTATCGTAAAGCTTCACCCAACAATCTACTTCACTACACTGCGCGGTCAATGCCTCCACCAAATCATTTCTCATCCTCCCACCAAACACAACATACTTCGGCTCCAAAGTCAGCACTGCTCTTATATCTCTCAAACAACTCTCTTTGTCACCAACGGCTAAAAACAGCCACGCCCTCAGCTCGAGACAGTCTGGAGTAAGCTTGAACtgaatcaatctatcaacctccTCGAACGCTTCTTTAACCTGCTTCCGCTCGAACTTCATCACAGCCCTATACTTGTAAGGAAACGTCTGCGTAGGGTCAAGCTCAGTGGCGGTTGCTAGATCTTTAAGCTTCTCATCATCCCCTACGTTGTAAAGAGACCTCTCCTGGTACATCCATCCACGTGGCTTGTGCTTAGAGATGAGATAGTTCATGAGCTTGTACGCCGAGTACGTCTTCCCTTGTTTATACTCAGTTCTTGATACCCCAGCCAATGAGTAGACATGCCCTAAGCTTGAAGCTAATCTGAAATGAAACTGAGCTGCTTTGTAATCCTTCCTCTCGAACAGAACACACCCCATCTGATGCAAGGCCACAGCCTTCTGCCAGTTTGCGCGAGCAAACTCACGAGTTCTCTCCAGCAACACCAGCATAGCCTCCGTGGCGAGCCTCTCTTCCATCCCTACTTGGCTGAGGAAGTAGTACAGCGTGAACAAACACTCCGAACCGAGGAAACTTAACCCTTCTTTCGCCTCGGAGCTGCAGAAGAGTCTCATCACTTTGGAGCTGTGGAGAGACTGAGGAAGCTCTCTCAGAAACACCTGCAAGCAAGCTGATAAGAGCAGCTCAGCGCGCTCCTCCAGCGCGTAGTCTACAAAGGTTAACGCTTTGTCAAGGTCAGTGATAGATGAAGCCAAACGAGACTCGCAAGCAGACTTGAGGTCGTCGCAGCAGAACTTGGTGGCTAGTCCAAGAAGCTCAAAGACGGTTTCGACACGGAACAAATCAACTCTTTTGAGTCTACTGTATATGTTCAACGCCACCATTGCTTCAACTGAGATGCCGTTCTCCGAGAAATCGATCTCAGAAGCTCTTGATTCGATAAAAGAACCGTACAGCATAGCCTCAAAGGGCCGTGAAAGGGATGCTATTCGCGACCTAACACACTTAGCCTTCTCTAAACCCACACAGAAGGTGAAATCACTCTCCTCGTCTAGACCAGAAAACTCATCTGCTATAGAGACTTTAATCTCCTCTTCCTCACAACATTTACAATGCTCGTTGACTAGATTCAAATCACAACCACGACTCAAACTACTCTTGGGACATTCAATAGCAAACCCATTACAATCCATAGACTCAACTCCCACAAGCTCGTGCTCTCTCCTCTCGAATCTCAACCAAGCGGATAAAACAACCTTACAAGGGACATCAACGGCGTGCCTCCTGGCGTTGAGCAAACACCTGCGCAGGAGCTTGGCGTCGCCGAGGCTGCGGAGGACAGTGTACTGCTCGAGGTAGAGCATCGAGGTCTCGGACTCGGAGCTCGACTCGATTCTTCTGTAGAGATTCGATAAGGACTCGACCAAGTCGATGGGTTTGAGGTTAGAGTCCAGAGGAGGCTCGAGGAGGTCTGTGGTGGGGAAGCCGTGAGGGAGAAGCGAGCGAGAGAAGGATTTGGAGGTTGATTTGGGGTGGCGTAGGAAGTTCATCCGagggctgctgctgctgctgctcctGCCATTGGTGCTTGTGGAAGGAGAGTCTTGTGATGAAGTGAAGGCGTGGATTTGAGTGCTCTTGAACCTCTCGAATAGCTTTAGATTCCGCATTCTTGAAATCGGAAGAGAGATTGGAGGAAAGGGTTggagagaaaagaagagaggcTTACAAAGAAGTAAGTGGAAGTGGAGAGAGGGAGGCTCTGTACACGATGAGGAGTGTGAttcgtttaaaaacaaaaaggtcAAAACTTTAAcggagagaaaaagagaaatagCATCGATTCTTTAAAAAAAGGCAGAACAGGTTGCGAACTTCACTGACTAGTTTGGTAGTGGTTCCTAATGGGTGCGCTACGAACCAGACCACTTACCTTTTATATTAATGATCAttgcaaaaataataattaaacactATAGTTTAAGGAGATTGTAATAAGATGGTTGGTTTGTTTTAGTTATTgattaaagaacaaaataagCATCTCTTGAAAATTCAACGCCAGGGTTCATTCATTTGATGCCAAATTTGGTTGGTTAGCTAGTTATGTGGTCCTTATCGGTTATCTTCTATATTCGTATAATATCAGTTCAACCCAGTTTGAATAATCAACGAGACGATTGGTTAGGTTAGATTAGTTGTGGTTTAAATGGCAAGCAAATAAAGTGGTCTTGGTCTCTTGATGATGTACTTAACCCACACATAACACGATCtagaaaaagtaaattaaattttttttttaaatatatcctTACTTGATCAGTGCTGCTAATCATTTGTTAATATGGGTTTTACTCAGTAAACTgagtgtgtttgtttgtgtttagaaaataaaattactatttcaTAAATACTTTCTgaagttttatagttttagcTTTGTTACACTTTTAGTCTCTAACATGGATTTGGACCAACAAATCCcatcaaccaattataaaacattaaaactaaaataaagtaGGAAAAACTACAAAACCAATTCTGATGCTATTTGCTCGCACACCTGGAAAACACATGCAAGTGTACTTTCAAAAGATAATACATGAATAGCAAAATAATTGAaggatttttttcttgtcaacagCTTAATAATTGAGGATTAGTTTGGCattatttgagaaatattaataaaaactggTATCAGCCAcacacatataatatatttagataaaaataatatatagttttattagaATAGTTgtaaaaatgaataatgaaCAAGGCAAGGCAAGAAGAGTTGTGTGGTCATGTGTCTCGGCAACCCATGTGAGGGGAATCTGAATCACTTTTCTAtgctttttcaaaatatatgcgTATTTGAAAGGATGATAACGAATCGTGTCATAGCTGAATTATtaattctgaatttttttttcttgaacattTGCACCCAAAAAAGATCCTGAAAAATGATTTGAATGAAAAAGATTCATGAAGGTTTGATTTTTCTGACTCTTTCTACTAAACAGGCTGACTTATTTAGCAAATATTAAGCCCAAAATAGGCTCATTGTAACACATTTTGTGGTGGTCAGTCAGACAAGCAGGTATAAACTCGATGAAGCAAAAAGACTGATGTTCTTTTTCCGTACAGACATTCTGACGCGATTTGTTACTTTAAGCCGGACCGTAATCATAATGGTCTAATAAAACAAAGCCCACTAAAACATGGGCTTAAGGAAAGCTGGCTGGTTTACAAAAGAAATCGGGACCTTTATGGAAAGATTAGGATTTTACGAAGGAAGATGAGATTTTATTCAATTGAACAGATTCATCCATTACCTGAAGAACGAAGAAGATATCTCAGGTTCACTGAATTACCATTTTGTTTTCTTCCCATAAAAAATGGGAATTTTGGGAAAAAAGAACAAGTAAAACTAAACTATTGTCCCTTtagtataaaatcaaattttgtcaCTTTTAGATTTTCAtactttttttgtaaataaaaattcatactaatatatttacaatacaaaaaaaaaaaaaatatataaaacatgaagtAGTCAAACATGTGtgtatatgaaaaatatttttggattaaaaaaatatttggaatagTAAGTTCAAAAATGAACTAAAGATGTTAGTATATCAAATCTATCATCTACGACGAGTTAGAATATGCAATCTACCTAAAACACAATGATCTATCTAAGATAGAATGCACAATACACCGAAAACATTTCGACCTACTAAAgcagaatataaaatataccaaatacATTTCCATCTACTAAGCCAGAATAACCAATCTTCCATTCCTTCAATGTTCTGTAAGTCGAGAAGAACATAAGGCCTAATTAACAAACATATATCTACATTTCTAGAACATCAATTCTTCCATAGGACCTTTCATCTTCTTATGTAGTATACAATATCTACGGTTTCAGCTACTTCCTAACTATGGTAGAACAAGAGTTCTACTAGATTTGTAACAATTATCCAAAAATCTAGCTAAAAATggttagaaaatattttggaaatcttttaattatttattgctTTCCTtttataatttatgaaaaaagttaaaaaaaaactgaccaaaaccgtcttcttccttgatATATTAGGAACAACTTTTAGAAAAATAACATAGTGTCATGGTCTAGTGGGAACAAAGGGTAGTTTTAGTGTCAATGTCCTAAGTTCGATTCTAAGAaagactgttttttttttgtattttcatatCCCGTCAAACCAAATTAATATATGTGTGAGACTTGTTGGGGACCAATTTGTAGATATTACCAATGTTGACTAAGCTAACAAACAAGTTTGCTGCAATCTTCCTAACTTCCTTTGGCCATGTAGCTGTGTACATAAGCGTTTTGATGCTTAACGAGAATCTCTTTCACttataaaaatttcatttataaCAACAAGGATCAAAGACTATATAAAGAGCATATTAGTTATCCACAAATAAAAACAAGTATGAAGCATATCGAATACAGCCTCTCAAAGTTTGGTCTACAATACGGTCGGTGAGAGTTTTTGGCAATGATTGCATGTACTTTATGTTCATGGTTTTCAAGTCATTTTTAACTGTTAAGTCGATGTGGAGCATTTTTGTGTCAAGTGAACATATAAtggtgtggagatatgcaagaACAAGGCTAAGAAATGTTGGACAAAAGAGGGAAGCAGAGATGTACAAAACATAGAAGATTCATAACCGAAGAGAAGTTTTGAAATGATGGATCAACAAAAATTACTTCACTTTAAATGTTACATTTTCTTTTGATCTGCTTACAGAAGATACACAAATAAGATCCAATCAAAAGGACAAAAAAATCAAGAGCCTATACTTTCTCCACTGCTTGTTCACCATAGGGAAAGTTCTCCTACAATTTGAACATCGTGTTTCATCACATGTTCCAAGCTTTCCATCACCTATTAGAGAATAgaataaattaacaaaactaATAGACTTGATAAAACAACATGCAACATGTATAAGCCAAGCACATGGTGAATTAAACCAACTTTGTAAAAGTAGTACAATTCAAATGCAAGGACATTTCCCGGTCTAATCAACTACAAGTTTCAACTAGAATAAGAGTCTTCCGCTAAAAACAACAATGAATCAAACACACATAACAAAACGTGCACAATTTTATAGTTTCAATGAGAGAGTAAGAGTTTCTGAAACATATCAGAACTCCAGCTTGTAATAGGATAAGGAATAAGAATG
This genomic stretch from Brassica napus cultivar Da-Ae chromosome C9, Da-Ae, whole genome shotgun sequence harbors:
- the LOC106376295 gene encoding ETO1-like protein 2, with translation MRNLKLFERFKSTQIHAFTSSQDSPSTSTNGRSSSSSSPRMNFLRHPKSTSKSFSRSLLPHGFPTTDLLEPPLDSNLKPIDLVESLSNLYRRIESSSESETSMLYLEQYTVLRSLGDAKLLRRCLLNARRHAVDVPCKVVLSAWLRFERREHELVGVESMDCNGFAIECPKSSLSRGCDLNLVNEHCKCCEEEEIKVSIADEFSGLDEESDFTFCVGLEKAKCVRSRIASLSRPFEAMLYGSFIESRASEIDFSENGISVEAMVALNIYSRLKRVDLFRVETVFELLGLATKFCCDDLKSACESRLASSITDLDKALTFVDYALEERAELLLSACLQVFLRELPQSLHSSKVMRLFCSSEAKEGLSFLGSECLFTLYYFLSQVGMEERLATEAMLVLLERTREFARANWQKAVALHQMGCVLFERKDYKAAQFHFRLASSLGHVYSLAGVSRTEYKQGKTYSAYKLMNYLISKHKPRGWMYQERSLYNVGDDEKLKDLATATELDPTQTFPYKYRAVMKFERKQVKEAFEEVDRLIQFKLTPDCLELRAWLFLAVGDKESCLRDIRAVLTLEPKYVVFGGRMRNDLVEALTAQCSEVDCWVKLYDRWSAVDDVGSLGVVHQMLQNDPSKNFLRFRQSLLLLRLNCQGAAMRCLRMAWNLAASEAERLVYEGWLLYDMSYVDEALTKAEKAISIQRSFEAFFLKAYVLAEKNLDPDESSCVAQVLEEALKCPSDGLRKGQALNNLGSIYIDCSMLDQAETAYKNALEIQHTRAHQGLARVYFLKNQRKEACEEMTKLINKAFSKAAAYEKRSEYCEREKAKEDLDMATTLDPLRTYPYRYRAAVLMDDQRETEAVEELSKAIAFRPELQTLHLRAAFHEATGKLSLAAQDCEAALCLDPNHTETLHLYSRSKDQASSIDNTIVGLD